TAAGTAAGATCCCATTCGAACTTTCTCCCCAGTTGTCCAAAAACTCGTTTTCTTCCATAAGGATATCTTTGCTATACATCACCGCGACACCGGCAGAATTATTTTTAAAAACATTTCGATTGAATTGGTTATGACTGGAAAACATAAAATGCATTCCATAACGAATGTTTTCTTCGGCTTCATTGCCTTCTATTTCTAAGTTCTCTGAAAATTCTAAATAAATTCCATCACGGTGGTTTTTTAGTTTGTTTCCAATGATTTTGTTGTGGCTCGCAGACCAAAGATGGATTCCGTTTCCGCCAAGGACTTCATTTTCTGCGTTCCCAATAGAAACATTATTTTTTAGAGTGCAGTTGGTTGTTTCTGCTAAATAAAAACCATATACATTATCTTCTAAGTTTAAGTTTTCGAAATGGCAGTTTTTCACTCTATCAGCATACACTCCTGCAAATTCGGTTAAATCAGAAATTCCACTTCCAATGATTTTTAAATTTTCTAGACGAACTCCATTGGAATAAATTCCAAATACATGTTTTTCTTTGAGTCCGTCTATGACAACTCCAGCTTCGCCTATAATGGTGATGGATTTTGTAATGGGTAAAAATCCTTCTCTGTAGATTCCTGATTGGATATGGATTCTGTCTCCATTTTGTGCAAGAGAGATGGCAGCTTTTACTGATTTTACCGTACAGTTGGAACAAACAGAAATAGTTTTTGCAAACAAAGGAAAGTTAGGAAAAATAAAGAAAAGTATAAAAGATAAAATAGAGAGAGATTGTTTCCATACAAATTGGATATGATTATGTGATTGATTGAGTTTATGATTCAAATTGGTTCTTGGATCAACCCTTTTACTTTTGGAATGGAATTGAGTCTTCATGAGTTTTAAAAGCGGCTAGTCCCGCTCCCATTGGCGAACGAATTTTGTCTGAATGGATGATGATGGCTTCGTCTTTTGAAAGAAACTCTTTTGTATCTAAATAGTTAGTGACCCATATTTTTTGTGCTTTTAAGTTTTTGTCATTTTGAAATTGATTTAAACATTCAATGGCATCGAAGTGGTATCTTTTTCCTTTGTATGTGATGAGTTGTGTATGAAATCTCATATCTACAATGTTCATAGAACAATGACTGCATTTCATTTCCCCAACAGTCAATCGTTCGGGACGGACTTCCCCACAGTTGGTCAGACCAACTGTGAGAAAGATACAAATTAGTTTTAAATTTTTAAACCACATTTGTTTTTTTCCTACGATTTTCATCCCAGAGAATATAGATCAATGCGACGAGACTTAACCCTAAAATCATACCACCATAAGAAGGATAACTACAAGCAGTAATGTTTAACATTTCTTTACAACCAAGTAGTGGTGGCTGGTAAGCCATTCCTTCGACAATGATAGGTGCTTCTGGATTTAAGTTGTGTCCATAGTTATATTCCCATCTCCAAAAATCAGAAAGTCCCACAAGCCCTACAAGGATCAAGTTGATGATCCCAAGAATTGCCATCCCTACTTTGGGATAGAGTTCTGAGATAAAAGCACCAAAGATCAGATAACCAAGAACATACGGCATAAATAGAAGTTCTGGAATGGATTCCGAAACGATCTCTTGCATACCAATGTAATGATTCAGAAGATTGATGTTTTTTAAATCATAAGGAGTGGCCCCAGTGATTTTACTAATCCAAATTTGCATTCCAAGTCCTTCAGGATACTGCGGAGCTGAAATGGATATGGACCAAATGGGAATGAAATAGACTAAAACCAGAACCAAACCGACCCCTAAAATTAGGAGTCGGTTTCTTTTACTTAACGTTTGGAAAAGTAAAGTTTTCATATAAGTTATGGACTAACTCGGATGTACTGTTGCATCTCTTGGTGTAGAGCAGAACAGAAATCTGTGCAGTAAAAAGGATACACTCCTGGTTTTGGAGCAACCCACTTAAAGGTTCTAGTTTCACCCGGCATGATAAGGAGGTTTGTCATATTAGGTGCTCCACCGATTGCAAATCCGTGAGGAATGTCATAATCTTGTTCCAAGTTGGTTACGTGGAAGTATAAGGTTTCTCCAGTCCTTGCTTCAATGATGTCTGGTTTGAAGTGGGAACGAATTGCAGTCATGTAGATGTGGACAGTGCTTCCGAGTCTTACAATTTTTGCTTCATTCTCATTTTTAGTCGCGTATGGATGTTTGTTTTCCTCTAGAGGATAGAGTTTTGCAGTTTTATCCATAAGCAGTTTTGCCGGAATCATTTGTGAATAGTGTGGTTCCCCTACAGTAGGGAAGTCTGACAACAACTCTGCTTTACCAGAAGAGATATCATAGAGCTGCGCACTTTGTGGTAACTCCATACCTACGGGTAGATATCTATCCTTAGTAATTTTGTTCATCGCAATCAGATACTTACCATAAGGCTCTGATGAACTTCCACCAACGATAGATAAGTGACCTACACTATAATAAGCAGGTAAATGTTGTACCACTTCCCATGTTCCGAGTTTCCATTTTACAACTTCTGAACTTACGAAACAAGATGTATAGGCATACCCCTTTCCGTCGAACTCAGTATGTAATGGACCAAGACATGGTTTTTGTACTTCACCAGCAAGTGTGGATTCGTATTTAAGGACGGGAATTCCTTCGATTTCAGTCGAGTGATGTTCCTTTTTGTCTTTCACTTCCATCATTTTACTAAAGGAGTGAACTGGGATTACGGATGCTAACTTTCCACCACCGACAATGTATTCTCCTGTAGAGTCAACGTCAGTTCCATGTGGACTTTTTGGTGTTGGCATGTAATACATCATACCTGGACAATCCTTCGGATTTAACATCTTCACACCGCTTAACTTAGTTGAGACGGCTGCTTTGTTTTCTTCATGAAAGTTGTTTACGTATTCACCACCAAAGTTATAAGCCTTTCCTTGATCCTTACATTCTTTAGCACGAACCCAGTTGAATGCTAAGATAAAGTCTTTATCTTTTTTGGAAGCACCAACTTCTAACATTTTGTGCGCTTGTTCCGAGTTGTAACTACTAAAGAAACACCAATCATGGGATTTCTTTTTACCACAATGGGATAAGTCATAGTTAAACCCAGGAACAAGAACTTGTAACTCAATAGAAAGTCTTCCTGTGTTTTTATCTACTTTCACCATAGTGACAGTTCCTTTGAACCCACCTTTGGAGAAACTATCGATGGCAACACTTGCTTGCGGAATCGGAACTGAGAATCTTGTTGCTGCCATCAAATACTCTGTATTTTCTGTTGCAAACGGAGATGCGTGGTTACCGGCAGTGTTTGGGATTTCTAAAATTTCTTTTGTTTCAAAAGACTTTAGATCAATCCTTGCAAGCCTTGGTGTGTTGTTTGCGTTTAAAAACATCCAACGACCATCTTGTTTTCCATCTGTCATAGACGCTTCTACGTGATGGCTATCATCCCATGGCACATAACCATGAGTTGTTTTTAACATGTCTTTGGTTTCTTCATCAAATCCATATCCGTTTTCAGGGAACACGGAAAACACGGGAATGATCTTGAATAACCTAGCAGATGGAATTCCGTAAACGGACATCTGACCACTAAACCCACCAGATAAAAAGGCATACACTTCGTCCTTTTCTCCTGGAGCCACATACACTCTAGAAGCAGCATCGGAAGCAAGTGTTGCCGTAGCTGCGCCCTTTTTGCAATTCGGAACGAATGCCATAAGGGTGATTCCAAGTGTAACGAGTATTAAATTTGATTTTTTTAACATATAGTTACCTATTTTAAATCCATCTTGCGGAAGTACTCGAGGATCTCTCGTGCTTCTTCTTCCTTAATATTTTGAAAAGTCATTTGAGTTAAGTGTTCACCGAGTAACTCTTGTCCGATTGGATCTTTTTGAGTCATCTCGATTGGGTTTAGAATCATATTCATAATCCATTCAGGAGTTCGGCGGAGTGTAACATCTTGGAGAGCAGGTCCTACAACTTTTTCCTCAAATTTGTGACAAGCGGAACACTTCGCTTCAAATTGTTTTTTTCCACGATCGGCCATTGACTGGTCTAATGTTCCCAGGGTAACAGATTTTACTGGTCCAATTCCCTTGGAACCTGCGTTAGATGCTGGTGTTTCTTCTGTTTTGTCTCCTCCACAGGAAATAATTGTCATACTGATTAAGAGTCCTACTATAAGTCCGAGTTTCAGTCGGTAGTGTACTCCGGTTAATTTTGAAGGGTTCATCTTAAATACTCCTTAGTATTTTAGTATTTATCATTTCTTTGCAGCAGGTAGTAACACTGTGTCCACCACATGGATGATCCCGTTAGTAGCAGGAACGGATGCGATAATGGTGGCACCATTGATCATAACTTTTCCATTTTTTACGGAAACTTTAGTGTGACCTCCATTTGCCATACCGAGTTCGTCATCTTTGCCGGTGAACTCTGATTTCAAAATGGATTCGGTTAAGTTACCCACCACAACATGGTATTCCAAAATGTTCTTTAAAGAATCCTTTTGGCTGGGTTTTAAAAGATCATCCACAGTACCTGCCGGTAACTTTGCGAATGCATCATTAGTTGGTGCGAACACAGTGAACGGGCCTTGGTTGGCAAGGGAATCCACGAGTCCCGCAGCTTCGACAGCTGTGACAAGGGTTGTATGGTCTTTTGAACCCAAAGCAATTTTTAGTACATCTTGTTGTGATTTGTCATCGGAAACTGCAGAAATTCCTTTGCCGGAATTGGAATCTTCATCCTTTCCGCAAGAAACACCGACTAGCGAAAGACAGGTGACAATTGTAATCATGGTTAATTGAAAAATTTTTTTGTTCATTGGATACCGCCCACTCATTGGTTCACCTACCATTGAATGCCAGATCTTCCGAAGTTGTATTGATCTAGATCAAGATGGGTCGAATCCTTTGTGTTGATAATTGTCAATTAGGGGAATGAGTAAGCGAAGTAAGGTTCGTATAAAAAATGGAAGAAGCGGAGCAAAGCCTGTTCTCTGACGGTTTAGCATTCCTTTTGAATTAAATTAGAACGATTCTTATTCTAATTATGGGATTAGTGAAATCTATAGTTTCGCGATGGTTGGGATTAATCACTTGTCCTCCTTGCGCAGTGCAAAATCCTGAAAGAACGAGGCTCTTATGATAGCGCATTGGGATTCGAAGTATGAAACGAATATTTCCGAGATTGATTCTCAACATAAAAAACTCTTTCGGTTGATTAACAATATCGAAACTGTCTATGAAGAAAACAAACACCACCTCTCTGGAAAATCGAAGGTGTTACTCGAGGCAGTCTCTGAACTTGAGGATTATACGCTGAGTCATTTTTTGATTGAAGAACGCGTGATGGAACTCAACCAATATCCGAATCTGGAAGCTCATATTTTACAACATAATAAGTTTACAGATAAAATATTGGATTTAAAGAACAGATTGAATCAGGGAAATTTACTTTCCAATGATGAATTATTGGATACGTTCTTTAAGGATCTAATTGATTTTTTACGCGCTTGGCTTACCAATCATATCCTGAAAGAAGACTTAGATTACAAACCGTTCATTAAGTTTAGTATATAACTACTGTTTCCTGAATTTACTTTGTTCATTCAAAGTATAACGAATATTTAGTTATTTTTTCGACGAGATCTGATTTTGCTTTTTTAGCTAAACCAATATCATTTCCTTTCATGATATGCACTTCATCTAATAATAAATTTATATATTTATGTAGTTCTTCATGACCTTGCCCAGTCATTGTACAAGTAGATTGGATTTCATTGATAATGGATAAAATTTGATCTGCTTGTTTATGGTAGTCCTCTATTGATTCAAGAGAATTAGCATGATGAAATTGTTTGTCCATCTTCTGAAATCCCAACCTTGTAGATTTGTCTGCCACCCAAACTTTGCCATTGTTTAGTTCAGGAAATTTTGAACCTCCATGTTCATGGCATGAGAATGTAATCGTTATTAGGAATAAAATTAAACCATGGAAAATAAACCTGAAAAACTTCATGATACAAATTACCACGTTTATTACGGGAAGGAATTGATCTAGATCAATAGATCTATTTTTAATGGATTGTAAATCATTGAAAGTTTGGAGTGGAGTTTTCCAAGTTCTGTTGAGATCCCAACCTAAACTAAAGAAAATGTTGGGATTTAAGAAAGAAGTTATACGTTGTAGGAAATCACCCGTGCCCAAGTTAGTCTCATAAATATGACTAAACCCAAAAAGATTAGAAACTTTCCAAGGAGAGCCAAGGAATCATAGGGAAAGAAAAATTTTGTGATTAAATACAAAAGGAGTCCAAGATGGTAACTACAAAACATCATCCATGCCTGCCAACTCGACCCCCTCGGATGTTCCGAAAGAAATTTGGGAAACATCCAATACGCATTTCCCATTATAAATGAAATCAAAAATCCCCAAATCAGAATCGTAAAATGCAGTGGTAGGAATTTCCAAATTTCAGGATCCAATCCAAAGGCTTTCTGAAACATAAGGAGAGCTCCTAACAAGGATCCGACGAGTAAATACACCAGGGAAATTCGAATGAACCAAACGGATTGTATAGGAAACATAAATTCTATTTTTTCCTTTGCGGTTCTAATCTTGGCCAAATTTCCAATACAAAACAAAGGATTCCCGCAAATTGTAAAAAGATGGAGCTAACAAAAGGTATAATGGAGAGGTCTCTATTGAGATACAAAAAAGGCTCAGAGAGAATGCGAAGGATAAGCCCTGAGTTTAAACAAACATAAGCCATCCAAGAAAGATTGGATCCGTTTTTCGGTGCAGGATTTTTTCCCTTAGGATACATCCAAAGAGAAACTCCCATAATGATCTGAGTGATCCATCCAAGGGCTATCATATGCCAATAAACGGGCATTAGATGAATTTCCCATCGAGATCCTGGAAATTCAGAGTAAGCATAAACTAAAACTCCAAACAACAAATACAACATTCCAGACTTGATAAAGTATCTTGAAATCTTTGGCATAGAAAATCCAGTTTGCTCTTAGATTATTTTTTTTCCGAGTCGAGTTCAATTTTGTAACTAGCGTGGCAAACAACACAGTTACGAGTGAGTTCATCCATCTCTTTTAATAAGGAATGAATGTCTTGTTTTTTGCGAATTTTTGCCGCGATTTCATCAAACTTTTCATGAGTTCCAAATCCCAGTTTTTTGAATTCCACCGGTAGTTTTAAAAGGATTGTTTTTTCCTGGTGTTCTAAACTGGCAACAAGGCCCATACCGACTGCATCTGCAGCTTTTGCTGCACCTTCGTAGTCTTTGTCTGCTAGTCCACCAAGCATTCCATTGACTGCAGTGAGTAGGGCCCTCATTTCAGTTAGCACTAATTGTCGTTCTGCAGGTGTTAGGTGAATAGCAGTTCGATTGTCAAGAGAACGGCTTGTACTTCCGAAATAAAAAAAATACCCAAGTGTGATGACTGTTACAATCCAGAGTCCGATAGCAATTTTTCCAATAGATTTTGAATTCATTTGTTTTCCCTTTTAAATATTTTGTTCCATTCCAAGATAAATACTAAATACACTCATCTGTTTGTTATAAGAAAATTGGAATGGATGAACTTCTTTACTAGAATAGATGGCATGGGATAACGTCCAGTCTGAAGTTTTTCCCCCATAAGTTTTTTTAGGAAATCCATATTCGCAAGCAATGTGTATTGTGGAATCATTCCAGGAGATACTTCCTCCCGTAGAAAGATGGTGTTCTATACTTGCTCCTAACATGGGACTCACTCCACTAGCAGGAATTACATTATTTCCATAACTATATCCCATCCGACTCATAAAACGATCATTCCACTTATACTCAGCTCCAATGGCAAATATGGTTTGATTTTTCCAATTTAAATTGAATTGAAAGGCATTGGTTTCCACTCCAATGGGAGTCCTTACCCAAACATCCTCTAGGCGAAATTTACTAGAATTGAAACTTTCAGACCAAGGAATGTATTTGATATCGAAGTCGATGATAAACCTATCAGTGCGGTAAGAAATTCCTGCGATATGTTTGTCTGGCCAAATCATATACCGAGAAACTCTTGTTCCGAAGGATCTTTCGGGTGCATAACCATCTACCTTCATGGTTCCATCCATGGGTAAAAAATTTCTGGTAGTGTAGGAATAAGCAATTCGTATATTCTCTGTTAGATCATAAGAGGCTCCGATTTTTCCTCCCATAGTATAGGCCGAATCACTTTGATACCGAATTCCTCCAGGGATAGTAAGGCTTCTTGTTTCATCTTGGTAGGTTCTTTTTAATTCCATAAACCCGTAAACTAAGTCAAAACCGGCCCCTAAGGCAAAGTTTCCTTTTTTGAAACCGGCACCAAACGTAGATTTCATGGTCATAAATCTAAAATTTAAATCTTCTACTGCTTTTGTACTTTCTCCGATGATGGGGATGTTTGTCCCAAAGGTTTCATTGAGTGTCCTACCATCAGGTGTGTGTCGTTTTATATTTTTAAACTGTCCGCCCCCACCTCCTTGTGCATACAAAGCAAATCCAATACTGATATTCTCAGATATAGGTTTGATGATCCCAATATAGGGTAGAACCGCTTTCGGATGTTCCACTGTGGAGTTGCGATAAGAACGACTAGGATCTGGATCTATGTACTCATCATTATATTCAATCGTGGGCAAATGGATTCCCGAGCCTAACTCCCATTTGGTGCGTTTGACTCGGGCCAGATGCGAAGGATTCGATTCCAAATCCATGACCGAACCTCCCACCGCTTGGAAGGCACCTCCCATTCCGGCTTGCCTTGCCCCAAAAGCCGGCTGGAGGATCCCGTGAAAGGCCTCCAGAGTGGGGGAAAGCATCGGATCCAAGATTAGAATTAGAATGAATAAAAATATGAAAATGCGACTCGAAATCATTTACTCCAAGGGAGGAGCCAACCCTTTCGAAGTCAAGGGGATAAAAATTCAGAAAAGGGAGAAGCCCCGGGACACAAGGATTCCCAAAATCGCAATCGAAACGGAAACCAACAAATTGAACCTTCCAAAAAAAGCAGAAGTTTTTCTGTATCGTTCATACTGAACGGGATCGGTTGTTAAGTAGATAAATGTTTTGGGTCCAGTCACAAAGTCGTGATACAAAGATGATAAAAATAAAATGGTAAATAATCCTATTTTCGATAAAAACATAAAACCTATGTTAGTTGTAAAAGGTGCTCCATTTAATTCAAAATAACCTTTGTTATATAGAAGTCCTATCCCTGAGATAAGAAAAACTAAAAAAATAAAGTAAGATATATTTCTAAACTGGAGAGCCGTTAACTGGAGTAACCTTAATTTCTGATCTTTTAACTCTGGATTTCGTATGACAGGCATAACAACGATTACATAAAAAATCATTCCTCCCACCCAAATCATCGCAGAGAAAATATGTAAGATTAAAAGTAAATAGTAAATCAACATGATAGATTAGAATGGAATGGATGGATCTCTTTGTCGTTTCCTTTTTTATTTTAGAAACAATCTAAAAATCTATTATATATATTTTCCTTTTTAGAAAAAGGGATTCTTTTGGGATGGGTAAAGAGTATGTCCCAGATGAGAAAAATTCCAGAACTGTTACTTCCTGCGGGAAGTTTAGAAAAATTAGAAATTGCTTATCTATTTGGTGCGGATGCTGCCTATTGTGGTGTCCCTAGGTTTTCTTTGCGAGCCAGAGAAAACGATTTTACCATGGAGGCATTGGAAGCCGGTGTATCCCTTGCCCGAAAACTCGGTAAAAAAATCTATTTCACTGTGAATAACATTCCCAGAAATTCTAAATTACCATCCTATCCAAAGTATTTAGATATGATGGCGGCTCTAAAACCAGATGCATTGATTATGGCTGATCCTGGTTTGATACTTATGACTAAAGAAACTCACCCTGAAATCGACATTCATATCTCTGTCCAAGCCAATACAATGAATTATGCGGCAGTGAAATTTTGGAAAAAATTTGGTGCCACTCGTGTCATTTTGTCTCGCGAAGTTTCCATTTCTGAAATAACAGAAATTAAAAATGAAGTTCCCGATATGGAAATTGAAGTGTTTGTTCATGGATCCATTTGTATCGCCCATAGTGGTCGTTGTTTTATGAGTAATTATTTTAAAAAACGCGATGCCAACCAAGGTTCTTGTAATAACGCCTGTCGTGATTTGTATAAAGTGTTTGTGACCAATCCGAAACAAAATGATGAACCTATGGAACTCATTACAGACGAGGAGGGAACATTTTTAATGAATTCAAAAGACCTACGAGCTATTGAATTCTTACAAGAGTTATGTGATGCGGGAGTGGATTCTTTAAAAGTGGAAGGTCGTACTAAAAACGATTATTATGTGGGGATGGTGGCTCGCAGTTACAGGCATACATTAGATAACATTGCACGAGGAGAAAGTTTTGACAGGAAGTGGTTATTAGAACTGGATAAAGTTTCTTCTAGAAAATACTTTTCTGGGTTTTTGACTCGTGGGATGGAAGATAGAGTTCCTGAAGAGGAAAGAGATTTCCAAAACAATGAATTTGGAACGAGTTTACAGATGAGTCAAAAGTATGCAGGGTTTGTAAAAGAATATAAATCCGATACAAAACGAATTGTCATTGAAGTCAAAAATAAAATCCAAAAAGGGGATGTGATGGAAGTGATCACAACCACAGATCCGGATCCCTTAACGTTTACTGTAGATCAGATATTTTATAAAGAAAAACCAGTCGAGGTGATTAGTGGGGGAATGGGAACTGTTGAGTTAGAAGTTCCATTTCTGATTCCTTCGAAATCTTTTTTAAGTAAAAAATTATAAGACAGTTTTTCTCGTCGCAGATTTAAACCTCGTTTCCTTTGAGAATCTGTCTAAGGAGAGCTGTTAAGTAACAATAGAAATAGGTAACTAAGGATCTTTTGTGAGAAATACTTTAAAATGGATCATTTTCATTCTCTTTGTAATCACCCTGAACTGTGGCAAAGAATCTAACGGGGAAAGTACGGCGCCAGTCGAAGCGGAAATGCGTTCCTTGGATGTTGCGAGTGAGAAAAAAGTGGCCCCCAGTGCCCCGAGAGCTGAAGAGAGCGTTGAACAACCGTCAGTCGAAAACCAATTAGGACAAGTATTTGTTCCTTTCCCCACTAGCTCAGAAAGATTACTCGAATACCAAGTCCAATTAAGTTACCAAACCCAAAATTTGATTAAAACACGTAAGGATATCCTTGGTTTTATCACCAAATATGGTTATATTGAAAGTAGTTCTGCTGTGAATGCAGACTCTCCTTATATGAGCCTTCGCGTTCATATCCATTCCGAAAAATTATATGAAGCCTTAATAGAATTGGATACTTTTGGGGTTTTACTGAGTGAAGACATTTCCACTGTAGATCATACCGAAGGAATGGTTTGGCAAAAGATCAAATCAAACCGTGAAAAAATTCGTTTAGCGCGACGTTCGAATGCGAACAACCAAACTTCTGCCAATTCAAAAAATTGGCAAGCGATCGAAGAAGCTGTAACCGATAGCGAAAATAATTTGGACAATTCGGAACATGAAATTTGGAAAATCAAAGATAAGGTAAAATGGGCCACCTTAAACGTAAATTTTTCGACACCCATCCCACCGGATAAAATCCAAGTCCCAACGTACAAAAATGCTTTTATTGGAATCCTAAATGTATTTTTAGAATTAACATACTATCTGATTTGGATGATTCCTTTATTTTTCCTTGTAGGTATTTTGTATTTTCCTGTGAAAAAAATTGGGAAGTATTTTAAAAAATAATTTAGAGAGAAAATGGAAGGAAATCCAATTACACAACGAAAGACAGTAATCTTTCGTTGTTGTTTTTCTCTTAGTTACAACTACCAGAAGAGAGATTGAACTTTTTTTTCTCTTCTGGATCTGCGATTGTTTTTCCGTAGTCACTTTGGAGTTTGAAACAACCCATTTTGTTTTGTTTTTCTGCTTTTTGAAAACAATCACAAACAGCAGATACTTTTTCTTCTGTGGAAAGATTGGGATTTGTTGCTGGTGCGCCAACTAACTCTTGTTCACATTTATTTAGAGAAGAAATATAGGAATCATAGGCTTTAGATCCTTTTTTTAAGGCAGCCACATGTTCTTCTCTTTGTGACAAACATTTCTTTTTGTCCGCCTCTTTTTCGGAAGCCTTTGCCTTTTTTAAACAATCGCAGAGTTCT
The sequence above is drawn from the Leptospira sp. WS4.C2 genome and encodes:
- a CDS encoding OmpP1/FadL family transporter, whose amino-acid sequence is MISSRIFIFLFILILILDPMLSPTLEAFHGILQPAFGARQAGMGGAFQAVGGSVMDLESNPSHLARVKRTKWELGSGIHLPTIEYNDEYIDPDPSRSYRNSTVEHPKAVLPYIGIIKPISENISIGFALYAQGGGGGQFKNIKRHTPDGRTLNETFGTNIPIIGESTKAVEDLNFRFMTMKSTFGAGFKKGNFALGAGFDLVYGFMELKRTYQDETRSLTIPGGIRYQSDSAYTMGGKIGASYDLTENIRIAYSYTTRNFLPMDGTMKVDGYAPERSFGTRVSRYMIWPDKHIAGISYRTDRFIIDFDIKYIPWSESFNSSKFRLEDVWVRTPIGVETNAFQFNLNWKNQTIFAIGAEYKWNDRFMSRMGYSYGNNVIPASGVSPMLGASIEHHLSTGGSISWNDSTIHIACEYGFPKKTYGGKTSDWTLSHAIYSSKEVHPFQFSYNKQMSVFSIYLGMEQNI
- a CDS encoding bacteriohemerythrin; its protein translation is MIAHWDSKYETNISEIDSQHKKLFRLINNIETVYEENKHHLSGKSKVLLEAVSELEDYTLSHFLIEERVMELNQYPNLEAHILQHNKFTDKILDLKNRLNQGNLLSNDELLDTFFKDLIDFLRAWLTNHILKEDLDYKPFIKFSI
- a CDS encoding DUF4349 domain-containing protein, yielding MRNTLKWIIFILFVITLNCGKESNGESTAPVEAEMRSLDVASEKKVAPSAPRAEESVEQPSVENQLGQVFVPFPTSSERLLEYQVQLSYQTQNLIKTRKDILGFITKYGYIESSSAVNADSPYMSLRVHIHSEKLYEALIELDTFGVLLSEDISTVDHTEGMVWQKIKSNREKIRLARRSNANNQTSANSKNWQAIEEAVTDSENNLDNSEHEIWKIKDKVKWATLNVNFSTPIPPDKIQVPTYKNAFIGILNVFLELTYYLIWMIPLFFLVGILYFPVKKIGKYFKK
- a CDS encoding nitrous oxide reductase family maturation protein NosD, translated to MKTQFHSKSKRVDPRTNLNHKLNQSHNHIQFVWKQSLSILSFILFFIFPNFPLFAKTISVCSNCTVKSVKAAISLAQNGDRIHIQSGIYREGFLPITKSITIIGEAGVVIDGLKEKHVFGIYSNGVRLENLKIIGSGISDLTEFAGVYADRVKNCHFENLNLEDNVYGFYLAETTNCTLKNNVSIGNAENEVLGGNGIHLWSASHNKIIGNKLKNHRDGIYLEFSENLEIEGNEAEENIRYGMHFMFSSHNQFNRNVFKNNSAGVAVMYSKDILMEENEFLDNWGESSNGILLKDIADSTLSKNRFEGNTIAVFADGITNIKFQSNDFIDNGWGIKILGNTDYNKIINNNFIKNVFDVSTNTKSTTNQFVNNYWDHYEGYDLDKDHIGDVPHKTIHFFGYWIAVYPFLMVLYESPVVLFLQGIEKAFPIVTPIEFEDQHPRMKERI
- a CDS encoding nitrous oxide reductase accessory protein NosL, giving the protein MWFKNLKLICIFLTVGLTNCGEVRPERLTVGEMKCSHCSMNIVDMRFHTQLITYKGKRYHFDAIECLNQFQNDKNLKAQKIWVTNYLDTKEFLSKDEAIIIHSDKIRSPMGAGLAAFKTHEDSIPFQK
- a CDS encoding cytochrome c family protein — protein: MNPSKLTGVHYRLKLGLIVGLLISMTIISCGGDKTEETPASNAGSKGIGPVKSVTLGTLDQSMADRGKKQFEAKCSACHKFEEKVVGPALQDVTLRRTPEWIMNMILNPIEMTQKDPIGQELLGEHLTQMTFQNIKEEEAREILEYFRKMDLK
- the nosZ gene encoding Sec-dependent nitrous-oxide reductase, yielding MLKKSNLILVTLGITLMAFVPNCKKGAATATLASDAASRVYVAPGEKDEVYAFLSGGFSGQMSVYGIPSARLFKIIPVFSVFPENGYGFDEETKDMLKTTHGYVPWDDSHHVEASMTDGKQDGRWMFLNANNTPRLARIDLKSFETKEILEIPNTAGNHASPFATENTEYLMAATRFSVPIPQASVAIDSFSKGGFKGTVTMVKVDKNTGRLSIELQVLVPGFNYDLSHCGKKKSHDWCFFSSYNSEQAHKMLEVGASKKDKDFILAFNWVRAKECKDQGKAYNFGGEYVNNFHEENKAAVSTKLSGVKMLNPKDCPGMMYYMPTPKSPHGTDVDSTGEYIVGGGKLASVIPVHSFSKMMEVKDKKEHHSTEIEGIPVLKYESTLAGEVQKPCLGPLHTEFDGKGYAYTSCFVSSEVVKWKLGTWEVVQHLPAYYSVGHLSIVGGSSSEPYGKYLIAMNKITKDRYLPVGMELPQSAQLYDISSGKAELLSDFPTVGEPHYSQMIPAKLLMDKTAKLYPLEENKHPYATKNENEAKIVRLGSTVHIYMTAIRSHFKPDIIEARTGETLYFHVTNLEQDYDIPHGFAIGGAPNMTNLLIMPGETRTFKWVAPKPGVYPFYCTDFCSALHQEMQQYIRVSP
- a CDS encoding fasciclin domain-containing protein is translated as MVGEPMSGRYPMNKKIFQLTMITIVTCLSLVGVSCGKDEDSNSGKGISAVSDDKSQQDVLKIALGSKDHTTLVTAVEAAGLVDSLANQGPFTVFAPTNDAFAKLPAGTVDDLLKPSQKDSLKNILEYHVVVGNLTESILKSEFTGKDDELGMANGGHTKVSVKNGKVMINGATIIASVPATNGIIHVVDTVLLPAAKK
- a CDS encoding U32 family peptidase C-terminal domain-containing protein, which translates into the protein MSQMRKIPELLLPAGSLEKLEIAYLFGADAAYCGVPRFSLRARENDFTMEALEAGVSLARKLGKKIYFTVNNIPRNSKLPSYPKYLDMMAALKPDALIMADPGLILMTKETHPEIDIHISVQANTMNYAAVKFWKKFGATRVILSREVSISEITEIKNEVPDMEIEVFVHGSICIAHSGRCFMSNYFKKRDANQGSCNNACRDLYKVFVTNPKQNDEPMELITDEEGTFLMNSKDLRAIEFLQELCDAGVDSLKVEGRTKNDYYVGMVARSYRHTLDNIARGESFDRKWLLELDKVSSRKYFSGFLTRGMEDRVPEEERDFQNNEFGTSLQMSQKYAGFVKEYKSDTKRIVIEVKNKIQKGDVMEVITTTDPDPLTFTVDQIFYKEKPVEVISGGMGTVELEVPFLIPSKSFLSKKL